ATAATAGTTCTTATTATAGCCAGTCTAGCGGGTAGTACATTACTCCTTTGGGGCGGTTATAAGTTGATTTGGCTTGGAATTATATGTGTTGCTTTCGCATTTCTTTATACCACAGGACCTTATCCTCTCTCCTATAATGGATGGGGAGATATTCTCGTTTTGATATTTTTTGGCTTTGTACCTGTAGGTGGTACTTACTATGTACAAACATTGACATGGAGTCCTTCCGTCACCATTGCTTCACTCATCTGCGGATTGGTAGTAGATACTTTATTGGTCGTAAATAACTATCGGGACAGAGAAGCGGATAAAAAAAGTGGGAAGCGTACGATCATTGTGCGTTTTGGAGAACCTTTCGGACGCTATCTATACCTCTCTTTAGGCATTTTTGCCTCATGTCTCTGCTGGTACTTCTTAGCAAATGGACACCTATATGCTGCTATTCTGCCTCAACTATACCTATTCTTCCATATTCGTACTTGGCAAAAGATGGTAAAAATACATAGTGGTAAAAAATTAAACAGCATACTAGGAGAGACATCTCGTAATATGCTGTTATTAGGTCTATTATTATCAGTAGGGATGATTCTATCGTGATCCGTACATTTTCTCGTAATATTTCTGATAGTCACCGCTAGTCACCTCTTCAACCCAATCTTGGTTGGCCAAATACCATTCAATAGTCTTGACGATGCCTACTTCAAAACTAGTTTCAGGATACCATCCCAATGCTTCGGTGATCTTTGCAGGATCAATAGCATAACGCTGATCATGCCCCAAACGGTCTTTCACAAAAGTGATAAGTTCTTCATTTATCCAATCTACAGAAATGTCTCCATTGGCATCCTTCTCTTTTCTTTTCAAGACAGTGCGATATTCCGGATGTTCCACCATTAAGCGATGAATCGTAGCAATAGTAAGTTTTACTATATCAATATTGGTTTTCTCATTATGGCCACCAACATTGTAAACTTCTCCTTCTTTTCCCT
This is a stretch of genomic DNA from uncultured Bacteroides sp.. It encodes these proteins:
- a CDS encoding 1,4-dihydroxy-2-naphthoate polyprenyltransferase, whose protein sequence is MSQKIRQNSIRAWLLASRPKTLTGAIIPVLIGSALAYMDGAFNWLPALICALFAGLMQIAANFINDLYDYLKGTDREDRLGPKRACAQGWISASAMKIGIIIVLIIASLAGSTLLLWGGYKLIWLGIICVAFAFLYTTGPYPLSYNGWGDILVLIFFGFVPVGGTYYVQTLTWSPSVTIASLICGLVVDTLLVVNNYRDREADKKSGKRTIIVRFGEPFGRYLYLSLGIFASCLCWYFLANGHLYAAILPQLYLFFHIRTWQKMVKIHSGKKLNSILGETSRNMLLLGLLLSVGMILS